One part of the Algibacter sp. L1A34 genome encodes these proteins:
- a CDS encoding OmpH family outer membrane protein: MKHFKTLLLATALCIGTISFTQAQSKVAHINTQELIKAMPEMKTAQAELEALSKTYQTDMQGSVTEFQNLQKQYEAEAKTKTDEENQKRILELQEKQQRLQTFQQDAQKDLQAKEIALLQPITEKAKAAILKVSRAQGFDYVLDSGVGVTILADGKDLLNDVKKDLGI, from the coding sequence ATGAAACATTTTAAAACACTTTTATTAGCAACTGCATTATGTATTGGAACAATAAGTTTCACACAAGCTCAAAGTAAAGTTGCCCATATAAACACACAAGAATTAATTAAAGCGATGCCAGAGATGAAAACGGCTCAAGCAGAATTAGAAGCTTTAAGCAAAACATACCAAACAGATATGCAAGGTTCTGTTACTGAATTTCAAAATCTACAAAAACAATACGAAGCTGAAGCTAAAACTAAAACGGACGAAGAAAACCAAAAACGTATTTTAGAATTACAAGAAAAACAACAACGTTTACAAACTTTTCAACAAGATGCGCAAAAAGATTTGCAAGCAAAAGAAATAGCTTTGTTACAACCTATAACAGAAAAAGCTAAAGCAGCTATTTTAAAAGTGTCAAGAGCACAAGGATTTGATTATGTTTTAGACTCAGGAGTTGGCGTAACTATTCTTGCCGACGGTAAAGATTTATTAAACGACGTAAAGAAAGATTTAGGTATCTAA
- a CDS encoding ribose-5-phosphate isomerase, translated as MPYRIYVIELSKRAYTENAKFRAANPQFNGVLQCVYVGMTSKTPKERFIQHKTGYRNKKGHKLSANIVEKYGAYLRPSLYNHIDPITTRSDALKMERVLALELRRQGYAVWFN; from the coding sequence ATGCCTTATAGAATTTATGTTATCGAATTATCAAAACGTGCTTATACAGAAAACGCGAAATTTAGAGCGGCAAATCCTCAGTTTAATGGGGTGTTGCAATGTGTGTATGTTGGTATGACAAGTAAAACACCTAAAGAGCGTTTTATACAGCATAAAACGGGTTATAGAAATAAGAAAGGGCACAAGCTGTCTGCTAATATTGTAGAGAAGTATGGCGCTTATTTACGGCCGAGTTTATATAATCATATAGATCCAATTACTACACGAAGTGATGCTTTAAAAATGGAGCGTGTTTTAGCTTTAGAATTGCGCCGCCAAGGCTATGCAGTGTGGTTTAATTAG
- a CDS encoding heavy-metal-associated domain-containing protein has protein sequence MKKLLIIALLVTTTLTFSQNKNERASIEVDGVCTMCKARIEKAAIRTKGVKSAVWSVKTHELSLIYDARKTNLDSIKSHVLGVGHDIMELKATDEAYATVHPCCRYRDNDVIDEHKDEKEDSDHDEDKH, from the coding sequence ATGAAAAAACTACTAATTATTGCATTACTGGTAACAACAACATTAACCTTTTCACAGAATAAAAATGAAAGAGCTTCTATAGAAGTGGATGGAGTTTGTACGATGTGTAAAGCTAGAATAGAAAAAGCAGCTATTAGAACAAAGGGTGTTAAGTCTGCAGTTTGGAGTGTGAAAACTCACGAATTGAGTTTAATTTATGACGCGAGGAAAACGAATTTAGACTCTATTAAATCTCATGTTTTAGGAGTTGGCCATGATATTATGGAACTTAAAGCAACAGACGAAGCTTACGCAACCGTTCATCCTTGCTGTCGCTATAGAGATAATGATGTTATTGATGAACATAAGGATGAGAAAGAAGATAGTGATCATGACGAGGATAAACATTAA
- a CDS encoding TonB-dependent receptor: MKNIIYIMLYFPIVLFSQEKLTGTILEANENNSPLGLAGANVYWLNTSIGAVTNIDGEFSLPYETNYKKLVVSYVGFKTDTILVNSAKPIKHWLNPTSDLDVVTLTSRNQATSKSYMQSQNVFTVSSDELLKAACCNLAESFETNPSIDVNFADAVSGTRQIKMLGLTSPYILIATENIPSIRGASQAFGLSFIPGTWVESIQITKGAGSVVNGYESIAGQINAELVKPTTDSKLFVNLFGNIAGRFELNTHINTQVSDKWSTGLYIHGNTHNEKHDVNHDNFLDMPLYNQINVMNRWQYTDLEKGFVSFINLKVLNDEKQMGEINYNPDTDRLTSSHVLTGNEVWGSEINTKRYEVSAKLGYVNPEIPYQSIGVQTAFSHHVQDSYFGLNQYDITHNSLYANAIYNTIISDSRHKVKTGVSYTYDHYDELVNLTDYGRKEHSVGAFFEYNFDNLDKLNLTAGLRVDHHNLLGNFVTPRVHARYTPWEKSAFRASFGRGKRSANIFTENQQMFATSRNINILSSGGNIYGLDPEVAWNYGVSYLQGFNLFGRKADITLDYYKTDFKNQVVVDYENPQEISFYNLEGKSYANSFQVELNYNIFESFDLRLAYKFYDVKTAYKAGELEKPLVPKNRFFANASYETLKKGENSSHWRFDATFNWISQQRFSSTLSNPLQYQLPEYSPTVGTLNAQITHVFSPKFEVYLGGENITNVRQDNPVLGADDPFGPNFDSTFVYGPIFGSNYYMGLRFKII; the protein is encoded by the coding sequence ATGAAAAATATAATATATATCATGTTATACTTTCCGATAGTTCTGTTTTCGCAAGAAAAATTAACAGGAACTATTTTGGAAGCAAACGAAAATAATTCGCCACTAGGCTTAGCGGGAGCTAATGTATATTGGCTTAATACGAGTATTGGTGCGGTTACTAATATTGATGGTGAATTTAGTTTGCCTTATGAAACTAATTATAAAAAATTGGTGGTAAGCTATGTGGGTTTTAAAACGGATACAATTTTAGTGAATTCCGCTAAACCTATTAAGCATTGGTTAAACCCAACAAGTGATTTAGATGTGGTTACATTAACATCTAGAAATCAGGCTACTTCTAAATCTTATATGCAATCGCAGAATGTGTTTACGGTTAGTAGCGACGAGCTTTTAAAAGCGGCTTGCTGTAATTTGGCCGAAAGTTTTGAAACCAACCCGTCTATAGATGTTAATTTTGCAGATGCCGTTTCTGGTACGCGACAAATTAAAATGCTCGGACTTACAAGTCCTTATATTTTGATTGCAACAGAAAATATACCATCTATTCGTGGAGCATCGCAAGCTTTTGGATTAAGTTTTATTCCAGGAACTTGGGTAGAAAGTATACAAATTACCAAAGGAGCCGGTTCTGTGGTTAATGGTTACGAAAGTATTGCAGGCCAGATTAATGCTGAATTGGTTAAGCCAACTACAGATAGTAAGCTTTTTGTAAACTTGTTCGGAAATATTGCTGGGCGTTTTGAATTGAATACGCATATTAACACCCAAGTGTCCGATAAGTGGAGTACAGGGTTGTATATACACGGAAATACGCATAACGAAAAACATGATGTTAACCATGATAATTTTTTGGATATGCCACTCTATAACCAGATAAACGTGATGAATCGTTGGCAGTATACAGATTTGGAAAAAGGATTTGTGAGTTTTATAAACTTGAAGGTTTTAAACGACGAAAAGCAAATGGGGGAAATTAATTATAATCCCGATACAGATAGGCTAACATCAAGCCACGTTTTAACGGGTAATGAAGTTTGGGGAAGTGAAATTAATACAAAGCGTTACGAGGTTTCAGCAAAGTTGGGTTATGTAAATCCAGAAATTCCGTACCAAAGTATTGGAGTTCAAACAGCATTTAGTCACCATGTTCAGGATTCGTATTTCGGATTGAATCAATATGATATTACACACAATAGTTTGTATGCGAATGCTATTTATAACACTATTATTAGCGATTCTAGGCATAAGGTAAAAACAGGAGTTAGTTATACTTATGATCATTATGATGAGCTGGTTAATTTAACAGATTATGGACGCAAGGAACATTCGGTTGGTGCTTTTTTTGAATATAATTTTGACAATTTAGATAAATTGAACTTAACCGCTGGCTTGCGTGTTGATCATCATAATCTTTTAGGTAACTTTGTAACACCACGAGTACATGCGCGCTATACACCATGGGAGAAATCGGCTTTTCGAGCTTCTTTTGGACGAGGCAAGCGAAGTGCTAATATTTTTACCGAAAATCAGCAAATGTTTGCAACTTCTAGAAATATAAATATTTTAAGTTCGGGAGGAAATATATACGGCTTGGATCCCGAAGTGGCATGGAATTACGGCGTATCATACCTTCAAGGGTTTAATTTATTTGGACGAAAAGCAGATATTACTTTAGATTATTATAAAACCGATTTTAAAAATCAAGTAGTTGTGGATTATGAAAATCCTCAGGAAATAAGTTTTTATAATTTGGAAGGGAAAAGTTATGCTAATAGTTTTCAGGTAGAATTAAATTACAACATATTTGAAAGTTTTGATTTACGTTTGGCTTACAAATTTTATGATGTTAAAACCGCTTATAAAGCTGGAGAGTTAGAAAAACCGCTAGTTCCAAAAAATCGTTTTTTTGCAAATGCATCATACGAAACACTTAAGAAGGGTGAAAACAGTTCGCATTGGAGATTCGACGCTACTTTTAACTGGATAAGCCAGCAACGTTTTTCATCTACATTATCAAATCCTTTGCAATACCAGTTACCCGAATACTCGCCAACGGTTGGAACTTTAAACGCACAAATAACACATGTGTTTTCTCCAAAGTTTGAAGTCTATTTAGGTGGCGAAAATATAACTAATGTTAGGCAAGATAACCCTGTTCTGGGGGCAGACGATCCATTTGGACCTAATTTTGATTCAACTTTTGTTTATGGTCCAATTTTTGGTTCTAATTACTATATGGGATTACGATTTAAAATAATTTAA
- a CDS encoding HYC_CC_PP family protein, with product MIKLFLHKCFSILMTFLVLFSTVSFTIEKHFCGDVLIDVSLFSETQKCGMDSGVILKNKSCCKDEVDVVKGQKELKFSSFDDLDFSHQQFITALSFSFINLFDGLEKQIIPHRNYSPPNLVTDILVLDQVFII from the coding sequence GTGATAAAATTATTTTTACATAAATGCTTTTCGATACTAATGACATTTTTAGTATTATTTTCAACGGTATCTTTTACCATTGAAAAGCACTTTTGTGGCGATGTTTTAATTGATGTGTCTTTGTTTTCTGAGACTCAAAAATGCGGCATGGATTCCGGAGTAATTCTGAAAAATAAATCCTGTTGTAAAGATGAGGTTGATGTTGTAAAAGGGCAAAAAGAATTAAAATTTTCATCTTTCGATGATTTAGATTTTAGCCATCAGCAGTTTATTACAGCTCTAAGTTTTTCGTTTATTAATCTTTTTGATGGTTTAGAAAAACAAATTATTCCTCATAGAAATTATTCTCCACCCAATTTGGTTACCGATATTCTGGTATTAGACCAAGTTTTTATTATTTGA
- the rlmB gene encoding 23S rRNA (guanosine(2251)-2'-O)-methyltransferase RlmB, with protein sequence MQEQTQIFGIRAIIEAINANETIDKVFLQKGLDGDLFNELESLLNKKSVNKSYVPVEKLNRLTKGNHQGAVAQISPIEFHDMETLIEEVKQSGKTPLFLLLDQISDVRNFGAIIRTAECTGVNGIIIQKKGGAPVNGDTIKTSAGAVFKIPICKVDHIKDAVFYMQASDIKVIAATEKTNDTIYDVSFVEPCAIIMGSEGRGINPSTLKVVDAKAKLPLLGEIESLNVSVACGAFLYEAVRQRMVK encoded by the coding sequence ATGCAAGAACAAACACAAATTTTTGGTATTAGAGCCATTATTGAAGCCATAAACGCTAACGAAACTATTGATAAAGTATTTCTTCAAAAAGGGTTGGACGGCGATTTATTTAATGAGTTAGAATCTTTATTGAATAAAAAATCGGTTAACAAATCTTATGTTCCTGTAGAAAAACTGAATAGATTAACCAAAGGAAATCACCAAGGTGCTGTTGCCCAAATATCTCCAATTGAATTCCATGATATGGAAACTTTAATTGAAGAGGTTAAGCAATCGGGAAAAACACCTCTCTTTTTATTGCTCGATCAAATAAGTGATGTGCGTAATTTTGGTGCTATTATCCGTACGGCTGAATGTACTGGGGTTAACGGTATAATTATTCAGAAAAAAGGTGGCGCACCAGTAAATGGCGACACTATTAAAACCAGTGCTGGCGCTGTGTTTAAAATCCCAATTTGTAAAGTAGACCATATTAAAGATGCTGTATTCTACATGCAAGCATCGGATATAAAAGTAATTGCTGCAACCGAAAAAACAAACGATACTATTTACGATGTTTCTTTTGTTGAACCTTGTGCCATTATTATGGGCTCGGAAGGTCGAGGAATTAACCCTTCAACTTTAAAAGTTGTTGATGCTAAAGCAAAATTACCTCTATTAGGTGAAATTGAATCGCTAAACGTTTCTGTGGCTTGTGGTGCTTTTTTATATGAAGCTGTTAGACAGAGAATGGTAAAATAA
- a CDS encoding tetratricopeptide repeat protein, translated as MSSKTPIIKQTNWIASVIHFLIMGVIILLWYLLDPKNGIFYGALTYLLISYLLRNFIPRDHRKGVKETKLEKFEEAIPYFENSYAFFKKHEWIDKYRIIILLSPSKMSYPEMALANIGFCYGQIGNGKKSKVYYEKTLMEFPESGLAKSALKLINAAEKNEH; from the coding sequence ATGAGTTCGAAAACACCAATAATAAAACAAACCAACTGGATCGCATCGGTTATTCATTTTTTAATAATGGGTGTGATAATACTTCTTTGGTATCTATTAGATCCTAAAAACGGCATTTTTTATGGAGCTTTAACCTATTTATTAATTTCCTATTTATTAAGAAATTTTATACCTAGAGATCATAGAAAAGGTGTAAAGGAAACTAAATTAGAGAAATTTGAAGAAGCCATACCCTACTTTGAAAATAGTTATGCTTTTTTCAAAAAACATGAATGGATTGACAAGTATCGTATTATAATTCTATTAAGTCCTTCTAAAATGTCTTACCCAGAGATGGCATTAGCAAATATTGGTTTTTGTTATGGACAAATTGGTAATGGAAAAAAATCTAAAGTTTACTACGAAAAAACACTAATGGAATTTCCAGAAAGCGGGCTAGCTAAATCTGCATTAAAACTTATTAATGCAGCTGAAAAAAATGAACACTAA
- a CDS encoding rhomboid family intramembrane serine protease translates to MKEHEHFKFSPGVIAYPVFFVLIIWLVFWFEVRFGFNLSKYGIYPQTLKGLRGIVFSPFLHGNIEHIYHNTIPLFVLSTALFYFYRPIAWRVILLGILISGFLTWCIGRPSYHIGASGLIYVLVSFTFFKGVFAKHYRLIALSLLVIFLYGSMIWYAFPLEDGVSWEGHLSGLITGLAFALFFRKEIAKPKGYAWEQENYNEENDPFLQHFDENGNFVETQEEPEAEEEPLTITYIFKENKEL, encoded by the coding sequence ATGAAAGAGCACGAACATTTTAAATTCTCACCAGGAGTTATTGCATACCCGGTGTTTTTTGTGCTTATTATTTGGCTCGTATTCTGGTTCGAAGTCCGTTTCGGATTCAATTTAAGTAAATATGGCATCTATCCACAAACCTTAAAAGGACTTCGAGGTATTGTTTTTAGCCCGTTTTTACACGGTAATATCGAACATATTTACCATAACACTATTCCGCTTTTTGTGCTATCCACAGCGTTGTTTTATTTTTATCGCCCAATAGCTTGGCGTGTTATATTGTTAGGTATTCTAATATCAGGATTTTTAACTTGGTGTATTGGGAGACCTTCATACCATATTGGAGCGAGCGGACTCATTTATGTTTTAGTGAGTTTTACCTTTTTTAAAGGCGTATTTGCAAAACATTATAGACTTATTGCATTGTCGCTTTTAGTTATTTTTCTTTATGGTAGCATGATTTGGTATGCCTTTCCTTTAGAAGATGGTGTGTCTTGGGAAGGTCATCTTTCTGGATTAATAACAGGTTTAGCCTTTGCACTTTTCTTTAGAAAAGAAATAGCAAAACCAAAGGGATACGCTTGGGAACAAGAAAATTATAACGAAGAAAACGATCCGTTTTTACAACATTTTGATGAAAACGGAAATTTCGTAGAAACTCAAGAAGAACCAGAAGCAGAGGAGGAGCCACTAACAATAACTTATATTTTTAAAGAAAATAAAGAATTATAG